A segment of the Methanothermococcus thermolithotrophicus DSM 2095 genome:
AATCCCGCCTGCAATCCAGTAATATAATTTATTGCTATCAGATCGGATTTTAGGTCGAGTATCTATGTTAAAGGTTTCTGTAAGGTAGTATTCATTATGATATTCATCAAAGTAGGTAAAATTCACTCTTAAAACTGTTGTATTTTTTAGGTCGTCATAACTAAAGTCAAAAATTGCAGTGTCGTAATCGTCTTCATCTAAATCTCCAATATACTTAATGTGGTTATTATTCAATTCCTTTGGACCGCCGGACAGTGCTAAAACACAGTGTTTTAGTTTTGTAGTACCTCTATTTGCCATACCAATAGTTACTTCGTATCCATCCTGTGTTTTCCGGTACCCTTCTAAATATATATAAGGTTGATTGTTGTGTATTTTCTTAACGACCTTTAAATTAATTGGTATAGTTGAGTTGTATTGGTTTCCGTCCTCCCCTATCCACGATATCTTAGTAGTAACTGTATGGATTCCATCTTCGACTTCCGGGGTGGCATAGATATTAAGTTGAATACTTTTTTCATTTCTAGGATTTAGTGATTCTAAATAATAGGTTGTACTACCCAATAGATTTACATTTTTAGTTCCTTCAAAATTAACCATCAAATACTTTGCAACCCCAGTCCCCTTATTTTTAAGAGTTAATTTTAAAACCTTAGATTCAGAGGGACTTATGGTATTGTTGTTTATATCAATTTCAAATTTTGCAATTCCATATATTGGTAGGTAGTAAATCTTTGTAAAGTTTATTTCTCTTTCATATACTTCATTTCCCTTAGTTTCATACTCTGTGGCTACTACTGTTACATCTATCCTATAATCCTGTGAAGGTGCGTTTTCATTTACATGTAATTTGAAATAAACCGTATCACTCTCTCCCCCATTTAGGTGTGATATAGTTGCAATTCCCTTTGTTGGATTTACTTGTCTTAATTCATAAGGATAATGTGGCTTTATAATAACTTTAATATCTTTTAATTCCTTGTCGTAGTTGTTGTTTGTTATTTTAAACCATACACTTACATCGTCACCAGGATGAATTATATTCGGCGATTTTTCATCTGGTACCGGGTTATCTACCCTGTACTGCGGGCTGTCAATGGCTAATCCATAGACATTTGAAATTAGAATCATTGCAAGTAAAGAAAACAGAATTTTTAAATATTTCATGAGCTCCCCCCAAATTGGAATGTATGTTATTAAGTATTATTGTTTATAAAATATAAATTGGATAGTTATAATGTTAATTTTGAGGGGACATATGAAAATAATTGATGTTATTTCCTTTGCAGGAAAAAATCTAAAACAGAAGAGAACTCAGAGCTTGCTAACCATCATAGGAATAGTTATTGGAACTATTGCCATAGTTAGTTTGATTTCTTTGGGATATGGGGTTCAAAATTATGTAAAAGATGAAACTGCTAAGTTAGGAGCCAATAAAATACAAATTTTTCCTATGAAACAGTTCGGAACTCCCCCATCTAAGCTTTTTGGAGATAAAGAAATTAAGGCAATTAAAAATATACGGGGAGTGGATGAAGTTCTATATGGGTGGTATAGCGGAGCTAATATTGAACGCAGGGACGAAAAATATTTCGTAAATATATTCTATGCAAAACCATCCAGTCTAAAATCCGTTTATTCCGATGTAGGTGGCTATGGAATTGAAAAAGGTAGATGGTTGTCAGATAATGACAACTATAAATGTATAATAGGTCATGGGGCGGCATATAATTTATTCAAAAAAGAATTAGGAGTAGGAGATACCATATATATTGACGGTAAAAAATTTAAAATTGTAGGAATCATGACT
Coding sequences within it:
- a CDS encoding COG1361 S-layer family protein, producing MKYLKILFSLLAMILISNVYGLAIDSPQYRVDNPVPDEKSPNIIHPGDDVSVWFKITNNNYDKELKDIKVIIKPHYPYELRQVNPTKGIATISHLNGGESDTVYFKLHVNENAPSQDYRIDVTVVATEYETKGNEVYEREINFTKIYYLPIYGIAKFEIDINNNTISPSESKVLKLTLKNKGTGVAKYLMVNFEGTKNVNLLGSTTYYLESLNPRNEKSIQLNIYATPEVEDGIHTVTTKISWIGEDGNQYNSTIPINLKVVKKIHNNQPYIYLEGYRKTQDGYEVTIGMANRGTTKLKHCVLALSGGPKELNNNHIKYIGDLDEDDYDTAIFDFSYDDLKNTTVLRVNFTYFDEYHNEYYLTETFNIDTRPKIRSDSNKLYYWIAGGILIVVVTYLYIRRKKKVYVEE